In one Kitasatospora cineracea genomic region, the following are encoded:
- a CDS encoding NADH-quinone oxidoreductase subunit C, whose protein sequence is MSDSDQPGQRPEVPATRREIPVEVVGRRQGMFGAHGTGDTSGFGGLTAPIVLPGPSERPYGGWFDEVADEFEGALEEQGLDVAEVIEKTVVDRGELTFHLDRAHLLKAVRILRDDPALRFELCLGVSGVHYPQDKGRELHAVYHLRSITHTRLIRLEVTAPDADPRIPSVVSVYPTNDWHERETYDFFGLVFEGHPALTRIMMPDDWLGHPQRKDYPLGGIPVEYKGAQIPAPDQRRSYS, encoded by the coding sequence ATGAGCGACTCCGACCAGCCCGGGCAGCGGCCCGAGGTGCCCGCGACCCGGCGGGAGATCCCGGTCGAGGTGGTCGGCCGCCGACAGGGCATGTTCGGCGCCCACGGCACCGGCGACACCTCCGGCTTCGGCGGCCTGACCGCGCCGATCGTGCTGCCCGGTCCGAGCGAACGGCCGTACGGCGGCTGGTTCGACGAGGTGGCCGACGAGTTCGAGGGCGCGCTGGAGGAGCAGGGCCTGGACGTGGCGGAGGTGATCGAGAAGACCGTCGTCGACCGCGGCGAGCTGACCTTCCACCTCGACCGCGCGCACCTGCTGAAGGCGGTGCGGATCCTGCGCGACGACCCGGCGCTGCGGTTCGAACTGTGCCTGGGCGTCAGCGGCGTGCACTACCCGCAGGACAAGGGCCGGGAACTGCACGCGGTCTACCACCTGCGCTCGATCACCCACACCCGGCTGATCCGGCTGGAGGTCACCGCACCCGACGCGGACCCGCGCATCCCCTCGGTGGTGAGCGTCTACCCGACCAACGACTGGCACGAGCGGGAGACCTACGACTTCTTCGGCCTGGTCTTCGAGGGCCACCCGGCGCTCACCCGGATCATGATGCCGGACGACTGGCTGGGGCACCCGCAGCGCAAGGACTACCCGCTCGGCGGCATCCCCGTCGAGTACAAGGGCGCCCAGATCCCGGCTCCCGACCAGCGGAGGTCGTACAGCTGA
- a CDS encoding NADH-quinone oxidoreductase subunit D: MSSTHYEAGARETTEGRVFTVTGGDWGEVAEAVAGADDERIIVNMGPQHPSTHGVLRLILEIDGETVTEARCGIGYLHTGIEKNMEFRNWVQGTTFVTRMDYLTPLYNETAYCLAVEKLLGITADVPERATVIRVLMMELNRISSHLVALATGGMEIGSTTLMIYGFRDREVVLDIFELVTGLRMNHAYVRPGGLAQDLPPGAVDKIREGVNLLRSRMHEYDKLATDNPVFKARLVDVGFLDLPGCLALGATGPILRATGLPHDLRKSDPYCGYETYDFDVAVADSADSYGRFLIRLEEMRQSLRIVEQCLERLRPGPVMVADKKIAWPSQLAVGPDGMGNSLDHIRKIMGTSMEALIHHFKLVTEGFKVPVGQAYAAVESPKGELGVHVVSDGGTRPYRVHFRDPSFTNLQTMAAMCEGGPLADVIVAVAGIDPVMGGVDR; the protein is encoded by the coding sequence ATGAGCAGCACCCACTACGAAGCAGGAGCCCGGGAGACCACCGAGGGACGGGTGTTCACCGTCACCGGCGGCGACTGGGGCGAGGTCGCCGAGGCGGTGGCCGGCGCCGACGACGAGCGGATCATCGTCAACATGGGCCCGCAGCACCCGTCCACCCACGGCGTGCTGCGGCTGATCCTGGAGATCGACGGCGAGACGGTCACCGAGGCCCGCTGCGGCATCGGCTACCTGCACACCGGCATCGAGAAGAACATGGAGTTCCGCAACTGGGTGCAGGGCACCACGTTCGTGACGCGGATGGACTACCTCACTCCGCTGTACAACGAGACCGCCTACTGCCTGGCCGTGGAGAAGCTGCTCGGGATCACCGCGGACGTGCCCGAGCGGGCCACCGTGATCCGGGTGCTGATGATGGAGCTCAACCGGATCTCCTCGCACCTGGTGGCGCTGGCCACCGGCGGCATGGAGATCGGCTCCACCACCCTGATGATCTACGGCTTCCGGGACCGCGAGGTCGTGCTCGACATCTTCGAGCTGGTCACCGGCCTGCGGATGAACCACGCCTACGTCCGCCCCGGCGGCCTGGCCCAGGACCTGCCGCCCGGCGCGGTCGACAAGATCCGCGAGGGCGTCAACCTGCTGCGCTCGCGGATGCACGAGTACGACAAGCTGGCCACCGACAACCCGGTGTTCAAGGCCCGGCTGGTCGACGTCGGCTTCCTCGACCTGCCCGGCTGCCTGGCGCTCGGCGCCACCGGCCCGATCCTGCGGGCCACCGGCCTGCCGCACGACCTGCGCAAGTCCGACCCGTACTGCGGCTACGAGACCTACGACTTCGACGTCGCGGTGGCCGACAGCGCGGACTCCTACGGGCGGTTCCTGATCCGCCTGGAGGAGATGAGGCAGTCGCTGCGGATCGTCGAGCAGTGCCTGGAGCGGCTGAGGCCCGGACCGGTCATGGTGGCGGACAAGAAGATCGCCTGGCCGTCCCAACTGGCCGTCGGCCCCGACGGCATGGGCAACTCGCTGGACCACATCCGGAAGATCATGGGCACCTCGATGGAGGCCCTGATCCACCACTTCAAGCTGGTCACCGAGGGCTTCAAGGTCCCGGTCGGACAGGCCTACGCCGCGGTGGAGTCGCCCAAGGGCGAACTCGGCGTGCACGTGGTCAGCGACGGCGGCACCCGGCCCTACCGGGTGCACTTCCGCGACCCGTCCTTCACCAACCTGCAGACGATGGCCGCGATGTGCGAGGGCGGCCCGCTGGCCGACGTGATCGTGGCGGTGGCCGGGATCGACCCGGTGATGGGAGGCGTGGACCGGTGA
- a CDS encoding NADH-quinone oxidoreductase subunit A: MNAYAPILVLGAIAAAFAVGSVVMASLTGPKRYNRAKLEAYECGIEPTPQPVGGGRFPIKYYLTAMLFIVFDIEIVFLYPWAVSFDALGIFGLVEMLLFIATVFVAYAYVWRRGGLEWD, translated from the coding sequence ATGAATGCCTACGCGCCGATCCTCGTACTCGGTGCCATCGCGGCGGCGTTCGCGGTCGGCTCCGTCGTGATGGCCTCGCTCACCGGCCCGAAGCGCTACAACCGGGCCAAGTTGGAGGCGTACGAGTGCGGTATCGAACCGACCCCGCAGCCGGTGGGCGGCGGTCGGTTCCCGATCAAGTACTACCTGACGGCGATGCTGTTCATCGTCTTCGACATCGAGATCGTCTTCCTCTACCCCTGGGCGGTCAGCTTCGACGCCCTGGGGATCTTCGGGCTGGTCGAGATGCTCCTGTTCATCGCCACCGTGTTCGTCGCCTACGCCTACGTCTGGCGCCGCGGCGGCCTGGAGTGGGACTGA
- a CDS encoding DUF397 domain-containing protein: MGKSDHHDRPEQWRKSSYSGGNNGNCVEVDDARPGTVRDSKDPDGPRLCFAPQAWSAFVAGVKRGAFGEV; the protein is encoded by the coding sequence ATGGGCAAGAGTGACCACCACGACCGGCCCGAGCAGTGGCGCAAGAGTAGCTACAGCGGCGGAAACAACGGGAACTGCGTCGAGGTGGACGACGCCCGCCCCGGCACCGTCCGGGACTCCAAGGACCCGGACGGCCCCCGGCTGTGCTTCGCTCCGCAGGCGTGGTCGGCCTTCGTCGCGGGCGTCAAGCGGGGCGCGTTCGGCGAGGTGTGA
- the nuoE gene encoding NADH-quinone oxidoreductase subunit NuoE: MPALPAKPYPPEVAARLAADARELIDRYPQSRSALLPLLHLVQAEDGCVTPTGIRFCAEQLELTTAEVTAVATFYTMYRRRPAGEYHVGVCTNTLCAVLGGDQIFDELKQHLGIENNQTTEDGSVSIEHIECNAACDYAPVVMVNWEFFDNQTPDSAKQLVDQLRAGQEVRPTRGAKLCSFKETSRILAGFADGRPGANDESGAGGAPSLAGLRLAKGEALPGTPGAKVVSPRHEGTEA, from the coding sequence CTGCCGGCGCTGCCGGCCAAGCCCTACCCGCCGGAGGTGGCGGCCCGACTCGCGGCCGACGCCCGGGAGTTGATCGACCGCTACCCGCAGTCCCGGTCCGCGCTGCTGCCGCTGCTGCACCTGGTGCAGGCCGAGGACGGCTGCGTCACCCCGACCGGGATCCGGTTCTGCGCCGAGCAGTTGGAGCTGACCACCGCCGAGGTCACCGCGGTCGCCACCTTCTACACGATGTACCGGCGGCGCCCGGCCGGCGAGTACCACGTCGGCGTGTGCACCAACACGCTGTGCGCGGTGCTCGGCGGCGACCAGATCTTCGACGAGCTCAAGCAGCACCTCGGGATCGAGAACAACCAGACCACCGAGGACGGCTCGGTCTCGATCGAGCACATCGAGTGCAACGCGGCCTGCGACTACGCGCCCGTGGTGATGGTCAACTGGGAGTTCTTCGACAACCAGACCCCGGACAGCGCCAAGCAGCTGGTCGACCAGCTGCGCGCCGGGCAGGAGGTCCGCCCCACCCGCGGCGCCAAGCTCTGCTCGTTCAAGGAGACCTCCCGGATCCTGGCCGGCTTCGCCGACGGGCGCCCCGGCGCCAACGACGAGTCCGGCGCGGGCGGCGCGCCCTCGCTGGCCGGCCTGCGCCTGGCCAAGGGCGAGGCGCTGCCCGGCACCCCGGGCGCCAAGGTGGTCTCCCCGCGGCACGAAGGGACGGAAGCGTGA
- a CDS encoding PIN domain-containing protein, whose product MIGYLVDASALWHLFRTPGALRAWEGHIAAGALHVCEPTRAEFLYSATSPAHRDELADELDTLCGTAAVPKSAWRWVDSAQYRLTQRGLHRSAGAIDLLVCATAAHHDLTVLHVDNDFTTVASVVPDLRERDARH is encoded by the coding sequence TTGATCGGCTACCTGGTCGACGCCTCGGCCTTGTGGCACCTGTTCCGCACCCCGGGGGCGCTGCGCGCCTGGGAGGGGCACATCGCCGCCGGGGCGCTGCACGTCTGCGAGCCCACCCGCGCCGAGTTCCTGTACTCCGCCACGAGTCCGGCGCATCGCGACGAGCTGGCCGACGAGCTGGACACCCTGTGCGGCACCGCCGCGGTGCCCAAGTCGGCCTGGCGGTGGGTGGATTCCGCCCAGTACCGGCTGACGCAGCGGGGCCTGCACCGCTCGGCCGGTGCGATCGACCTGCTGGTCTGCGCCACCGCCGCCCATCACGACCTCACGGTGCTGCACGTCGACAACGACTTCACCACCGTCGCGTCCGTCGTACCCGACCTCCGCGAGCGGGACGCCCGGCACTGA
- the nuoF gene encoding NADH-quinone oxidoreductase subunit NuoF has protein sequence MTSAEPAEKLLSPVLSASWDDQRPWTLETYRRHGGYDGLRAALAMAPDDVIALVKDAGLRGRGGAGFPTGMKWQFIPQNDGKPHYLVVNADESEPGTCKDIPLLFANPHSLIEGMIIASYAIRCEHAFVYLRGEVVPVLRRLQAAVAEAYEAGYLGKDVQGSGINLDITVHAGAGAYICGEETALLDSLEGRRGQPRLRPPFPAIAGLYACPTVVNNVESIASVPPILARGKDWFKSLGTEKSPGFTLYSLSGHVTNPGQYEAPLGITLRQLLEITGGVRAGHRLKFWTPGGSSTPMFTDEHLDVPLDYEGVGAAGSMLGTKALQVFDETTCVVRAVTRWTEFYAHESCGKCTPCREGTYWLVQLLRRIEAGQGEAGDLEKLLDIADNINGKSFCALGDGAASPIVSSLQHFRAEYEQHLNEHRCPFDPAASTVWADRAPVHESATEREVHA, from the coding sequence ATGACCTCCGCCGAACCGGCCGAGAAGCTCCTCTCCCCGGTCCTGTCCGCCTCCTGGGACGACCAGCGCCCCTGGACGCTGGAGACCTACCGCCGGCACGGCGGCTACGACGGCCTGCGCGCCGCCCTCGCGATGGCCCCGGACGACGTGATCGCCCTGGTCAAGGACGCGGGCCTGCGCGGACGCGGCGGCGCCGGCTTTCCCACCGGCATGAAGTGGCAGTTCATCCCGCAGAACGACGGCAAGCCGCACTACCTGGTGGTCAACGCCGACGAGTCCGAGCCGGGCACCTGCAAGGACATCCCGCTGCTGTTCGCCAACCCGCACTCGCTGATCGAGGGCATGATCATCGCCTCGTACGCGATCCGCTGCGAGCACGCCTTCGTCTACCTGCGCGGCGAGGTCGTCCCGGTGCTGCGCCGCCTGCAGGCGGCCGTCGCCGAGGCGTACGAGGCCGGGTACCTCGGCAAGGACGTCCAGGGCTCCGGCATCAACCTGGACATCACCGTGCACGCCGGCGCCGGCGCGTACATCTGCGGCGAGGAGACCGCGCTGCTCGACTCGCTGGAGGGCCGCCGCGGCCAGCCCCGGCTGCGCCCGCCGTTCCCGGCGATCGCCGGCCTGTACGCCTGCCCGACGGTGGTGAACAACGTCGAGTCGATCGCCTCGGTGCCGCCGATCCTGGCCCGCGGCAAGGACTGGTTCAAGTCGCTGGGCACCGAGAAGTCGCCCGGCTTCACGCTGTACTCGCTCTCCGGGCACGTCACCAACCCCGGCCAGTACGAGGCGCCGCTCGGCATCACGCTGCGCCAGCTGCTGGAGATCACCGGCGGCGTCCGGGCCGGGCACCGGCTCAAGTTCTGGACGCCGGGCGGCTCCTCGACCCCGATGTTCACCGACGAGCACCTCGACGTCCCGCTGGACTACGAGGGCGTCGGCGCGGCCGGGTCGATGCTCGGCACCAAGGCGCTGCAGGTCTTCGACGAGACCACCTGCGTGGTGCGGGCCGTCACCCGGTGGACCGAGTTCTACGCCCACGAGTCCTGCGGCAAGTGCACCCCGTGCCGCGAGGGCACCTACTGGCTGGTCCAGCTGCTCCGGCGGATCGAGGCCGGACAGGGCGAGGCCGGGGACCTGGAGAAGCTCCTCGACATCGCCGACAACATCAACGGCAAGTCGTTCTGCGCGCTGGGCGACGGCGCGGCCAGCCCGATCGTCTCCTCGCTGCAGCACTTCCGCGCCGAGTACGAGCAGCACCTCAACGAGCACCGCTGCCCGTTCGACCCGGCGGCCTCCACCGTCTGGGCCGACCGGGCCCCCGTCCACGAGTCCGCCACCGAGAGGGAGGTGCACGCGTGA
- a CDS encoding DMT family transporter, whose translation MAVVSIEARPQLLRDLPLLAVAVVWGSSFWAVRQVAEDRTVVAVLVLRFGVVLPVLGVVAWRRLRGLSFAQWGGGAVLGVVLGAVFLLETYGVVHTSATNAGLVISLTMVFTPLAEAVLRRSAPPVGFLAAVGVSVLGVALLTGLRAPSVGDLLVLGAAVARTVNVLATARLRSVRGVDALALTWVQLAFATVVFALAAPFAGPSPLAVAASFDVARWGLLLYLSLLCTLFAFFVQLWAVRATSPSRVSLLLGTEPLWAALCGVLLAGDRPGRLALLGAVAVLVGTEWGRRRAPRFPAAGRELVNEGSSGRHSGSTGRVRSTTT comes from the coding sequence GTGGCCGTCGTATCGATCGAAGCCCGTCCGCAACTGCTGCGCGACCTGCCGTTGTTGGCGGTGGCGGTGGTGTGGGGGTCGAGTTTCTGGGCGGTCCGGCAGGTGGCGGAGGACCGGACGGTGGTGGCGGTGCTGGTGTTGCGGTTCGGGGTGGTGCTGCCGGTGCTGGGGGTGGTGGCGTGGCGGCGGTTGCGGGGGTTGTCGTTCGCGCAGTGGGGTGGCGGGGCGGTGCTGGGGGTGGTGCTGGGGGCGGTGTTCCTGCTGGAGACGTACGGGGTGGTGCACACGTCGGCGACCAACGCGGGGCTGGTGATCAGTCTGACGATGGTGTTCACGCCGCTCGCGGAGGCGGTGCTGCGGCGGTCGGCGCCGCCGGTGGGGTTCCTGGCGGCGGTGGGGGTGTCGGTGCTGGGGGTGGCGCTGCTGACGGGGCTGCGGGCGCCGTCGGTGGGTGACCTGCTGGTGCTGGGGGCGGCGGTGGCGCGGACGGTGAACGTGTTGGCGACGGCCCGGCTGCGGTCGGTGCGCGGGGTGGACGCGCTGGCCCTGACCTGGGTCCAACTCGCTTTCGCCACGGTGGTGTTCGCCCTGGCGGCGCCGTTCGCGGGGCCCTCGCCGCTGGCGGTGGCGGCGTCCTTCGACGTGGCCCGCTGGGGGCTGCTGCTGTACCTGTCGCTGCTGTGCACGCTGTTCGCGTTCTTCGTGCAGCTGTGGGCGGTGCGGGCGACCTCGCCGTCGCGGGTGAGCCTGCTGCTGGGCACCGAGCCGCTGTGGGCGGCGCTGTGCGGGGTGCTGCTGGCGGGGGACCGGCCGGGGCGGCTGGCGCTGCTGGGGGCGGTGGCGGTGCTGGTGGGCACCGAGTGGGGGCGGCGGCGGGCGCCGCGGTTCCCGGCGGCCGGCCGAGAGCTTGTGAACGAAGGGTCAAGCGGCCGTCACTCCGGGTCCACCGGGCGAGTGAGATCCACTACCACGTAA
- a CDS encoding geranylgeranyl reductase family protein, producing the protein MTETAVESTADVIVVGAGPAGSTTAYWLAQAGLDVLLLEKTEFPREKVCGDGLTPRAVKQLVDMGIDVSAEGWLRNKGLRIIGGGVRLELDWPDLASFPDYGLVRKRADFDELLARQAQKAGARLYENCNVSGPVQDRTGRITGVTAKLGPDKREVEFHAPLVVAADGNSTRLSLAMGLHRLESRPMGVAYRTYFTSPRHDDDYLESWLELWDTRGGQKKLLPGYGWIFGMGDGTSNVGLGILNSSPAFGDLNWREVLKSWCAGMPEEWGYTPENMTEPIRGAALPMAFNRQPHYTRGLLLVGDAGGMVNPFNGEGIAYAMESGQLAAGVIVQAMARITPEGRERALARYPQLLKDTYGGYYTLGRAFVKLIGNDRVMRIAAERGLTHPVLMKFVLKLLANLTDPSGGDAADRIINGLAKVAPRA; encoded by the coding sequence ATGACCGAGACCGCCGTCGAGTCCACCGCCGACGTCATCGTGGTCGGTGCCGGTCCGGCCGGCTCCACCACCGCGTACTGGCTGGCCCAGGCGGGCCTGGACGTGCTGCTGCTGGAGAAGACCGAGTTCCCGCGCGAGAAGGTGTGCGGGGACGGCCTGACCCCGCGCGCCGTCAAGCAGCTGGTCGACATGGGCATCGACGTGTCCGCCGAGGGCTGGCTGCGCAACAAGGGCCTGCGGATCATCGGCGGCGGCGTCCGGCTGGAGCTGGACTGGCCGGACCTCGCCTCCTTCCCCGACTACGGGCTGGTGCGCAAGCGCGCCGACTTCGACGAACTGCTCGCCCGGCAGGCGCAGAAGGCCGGCGCCCGGCTGTACGAGAACTGCAACGTCAGCGGGCCCGTGCAGGACCGGACCGGCCGGATCACCGGCGTGACGGCGAAGCTCGGACCGGACAAGCGGGAGGTCGAGTTCCACGCCCCGCTGGTGGTCGCCGCGGACGGCAACTCGACCCGGCTGTCGCTGGCCATGGGCCTGCACCGGCTGGAGTCCCGGCCGATGGGCGTCGCCTACCGGACGTACTTCACCTCGCCCCGGCACGACGACGACTACCTGGAGTCCTGGCTGGAGCTGTGGGACACCCGCGGCGGGCAGAAGAAGCTGCTGCCCGGCTACGGCTGGATCTTCGGCATGGGCGACGGCACCTCCAACGTCGGCCTCGGCATCCTCAACTCCTCGCCCGCCTTCGGCGACCTGAACTGGCGCGAGGTGCTGAAGAGCTGGTGCGCCGGCATGCCCGAGGAGTGGGGCTACACGCCGGAGAACATGACCGAACCGATCCGCGGCGCCGCGCTGCCGATGGCCTTCAACCGGCAGCCGCACTACACCCGCGGCCTGCTGCTGGTCGGCGACGCGGGCGGCATGGTCAACCCGTTCAACGGCGAGGGCATCGCCTATGCGATGGAATCCGGCCAACTCGCGGCGGGCGTCATCGTCCAGGCGATGGCCCGGATCACCCCCGAGGGCCGGGAACGCGCCCTGGCCCGCTACCCGCAGCTGCTCAAGGACACCTACGGCGGCTACTACACGCTCGGCCGCGCCTTCGTGAAGCTGATCGGCAACGACCGGGTGATGCGGATCGCCGCCGAACGCGGCCTGACCCACCCCGTGCTGATGAAGTTCGTCCTCAAGCTGCTCGCCAACCTGACCGACCCGAGCGGCGGCGACGCCGCCGACCGCATCATCAACGGCCTGGCCAAGGTGGCACCGCGGGCTTGA
- a CDS encoding type II toxin-antitoxin system VapB family antitoxin, translated as MSVTQIDIDDEALAAAMKLMGTTTKKDTVNTALREYTARMKRLEAAERLAARGARGEFDAAAAARAAAKRARQEGLD; from the coding sequence GTGAGCGTCACGCAGATCGACATCGACGACGAGGCCCTCGCCGCGGCGATGAAACTCATGGGCACCACCACCAAGAAGGACACCGTCAACACCGCCCTCCGCGAGTACACGGCGCGCATGAAGCGGTTGGAGGCGGCGGAACGGCTCGCCGCCAGGGGCGCCCGGGGCGAGTTCGACGCGGCCGCGGCCGCGCGGGCCGCCGCCAAGCGGGCCCGCCAGGAGGGCCTCGATTGA
- a CDS encoding demethylmenaquinone methyltransferase gives MTRAHLDKQPQDVAAMFDDVAAKYDRTNDVLSLGQARLWRRAVADAVGAVAGQRILDLGAGTGTSSLPFLEAGADVVPCDFSIGMLTEGKGRHPELALTAGDATRLPFADESFDAVTISFALRNVQEHEVAMREMLRVTKPGGKLVICEFSTPTWTPLRTVYTEYLMRALPPVATKVSSNPEAYVYLAESIRAWPDQPALAAELQQAGWTKVAWRNLTGGIVALHRGFKAP, from the coding sequence GTGACCCGAGCCCATCTGGACAAGCAGCCGCAGGACGTCGCCGCCATGTTCGACGACGTCGCGGCCAAGTACGACCGCACCAATGACGTGCTCTCGCTGGGCCAGGCCCGGCTGTGGCGCCGGGCGGTGGCCGATGCGGTGGGCGCCGTCGCGGGCCAGCGCATCCTGGACCTCGGTGCGGGCACCGGGACGTCCTCGCTGCCGTTCCTGGAGGCGGGCGCCGACGTGGTGCCGTGCGACTTCTCGATCGGGATGCTGACCGAGGGGAAGGGCCGGCACCCCGAACTGGCCCTGACCGCGGGCGACGCGACCCGGCTGCCGTTCGCCGACGAGTCGTTCGACGCCGTGACGATCTCGTTCGCGCTGCGCAACGTGCAGGAGCACGAGGTGGCGATGCGCGAGATGCTGCGGGTGACCAAGCCCGGCGGGAAGCTGGTGATCTGCGAGTTCTCCACGCCGACCTGGACGCCGCTGCGGACGGTGTACACCGAGTACCTGATGCGGGCGCTGCCGCCGGTGGCGACCAAGGTGTCCTCCAACCCGGAGGCGTACGTGTACCTCGCCGAGTCGATCCGGGCCTGGCCGGACCAGCCCGCGCTGGCCGCCGAGTTGCAGCAGGCGGGCTGGACGAAGGTGGCGTGGCGCAACCTGACCGGCGGCATCGTCGCCCTCCACCGCGGCTTCAAGGCGCCGTAG
- a CDS encoding NuoB/complex I 20 kDa subunit family protein, producing MGIEEKLPSGFLLTSVEAAAGWVRKASVFPATFGLACCAIEMMTTGAGRYDLARFGMEVFRGSPRQADLMIVAGRVSQKMAPVLRQVYDQMPNPKWVISMGVCASSGGMFNNYAIVQGVDHIVPVDIYLPGCPPRPEMLLDAIVKLHEKIQHEKLGVNRRRAEEEAERVALAATPTSEMRGLLR from the coding sequence ATGGGTATCGAGGAGAAGCTGCCGAGCGGCTTCCTACTCACCAGCGTGGAGGCCGCCGCGGGCTGGGTGCGGAAGGCTTCGGTCTTCCCGGCCACCTTCGGTCTGGCCTGCTGCGCGATCGAGATGATGACCACCGGCGCGGGCCGCTACGACCTGGCCCGGTTCGGCATGGAGGTCTTCCGGGGCTCGCCCCGGCAGGCCGACCTGATGATCGTGGCCGGCCGGGTCAGCCAGAAGATGGCGCCGGTGCTGCGGCAGGTCTACGACCAGATGCCGAACCCGAAGTGGGTCATCTCGATGGGCGTGTGCGCCTCCTCCGGCGGCATGTTCAACAACTACGCGATCGTCCAGGGCGTCGACCACATCGTCCCCGTCGACATCTACCTGCCGGGCTGCCCGCCCCGCCCGGAGATGCTGCTGGACGCGATCGTCAAGCTGCACGAGAAGATCCAGCACGAGAAGCTCGGCGTGAACCGCCGCCGGGCCGAGGAGGAGGCCGAGCGCGTCGCGCTGGCGGCCACCCCCACCAGCGAGATGCGGGGGCTGCTGCGATGA
- a CDS encoding helix-turn-helix transcriptional regulator translates to MREDRGLSQERLGELVFCSGAYVGQIEAATRRPQEDMSERFDSVLETGGHFARLYPPVTRTRFAEYFTAAAELQAVALTISEYAPVLVPGLLQTPEYARALFRSAQPLRSAAETDDLVSLRMDRARLLEGPTSPMLRVVLDESAIRRPIGGAATMAGQLSHLAALMREHRIIVQVLPYSAGARALLEGALSLMTFADAPPVAYLEGPHAGQLVDDPSTVAKCLLSYDFVRAAALSPEASLPLIESAAEEHAHGQE, encoded by the coding sequence TTGCGCGAGGACCGGGGGCTGTCCCAGGAACGGCTGGGCGAGCTGGTCTTCTGCTCCGGCGCGTACGTCGGTCAGATCGAGGCCGCGACCCGCCGGCCGCAGGAGGACATGTCCGAACGCTTCGACAGCGTGCTCGAAACGGGCGGCCACTTCGCCCGGCTGTACCCTCCGGTCACCCGTACGCGCTTCGCCGAGTACTTCACGGCCGCCGCCGAACTCCAGGCCGTGGCCCTGACGATCAGCGAGTACGCCCCGGTCCTCGTACCGGGGCTGCTCCAGACGCCGGAGTACGCGCGGGCCCTCTTCCGCTCCGCCCAGCCCCTGCGTTCGGCGGCGGAGACCGACGATCTGGTCAGCCTGCGGATGGACCGTGCGCGCCTCCTGGAAGGCCCTACGAGTCCGATGCTCCGGGTGGTCCTGGACGAGAGCGCGATCCGTCGCCCGATCGGTGGCGCGGCGACAATGGCCGGACAGCTCTCCCACCTCGCGGCGCTGATGCGGGAGCACCGGATCATCGTCCAGGTGCTCCCGTACTCCGCCGGTGCCCGTGCATTGCTGGAGGGCGCGCTGTCTCTCATGACCTTCGCCGACGCTCCGCCGGTGGCGTACCTCGAAGGCCCCCATGCCGGTCAACTGGTCGACGATCCGTCCACCGTTGCCAAGTGCCTGCTGTCCTATGATTTCGTGCGGGCCGCCGCGCTGTCGCCGGAGGCGTCCCTGCCCCTGATCGAGTCGGCGGCGGAGGAACACGCACATGGGCAAGAGTGA